Proteins from one Palaemon carinicauda isolate YSFRI2023 chromosome 26, ASM3689809v2, whole genome shotgun sequence genomic window:
- the LOC137619917 gene encoding uncharacterized protein codes for MNCSRKSKELLRGCTSVTGEIDTHSHSRSRSAFRSCSLSHPPSTYSPPLPFPSHSSPAPNLPFPSALLPLPLSPPTSTPIPLPLPRSHFHSSSSPILAPSLSTVPTPPTPSIHFPFSFLLPSSSHSHSHSPSSSPSCSSSHSSSPSALPPTPTHPHTPPSPSLPSTSPSPSCSPPPPTLTPTPLPPPPHALLPTPPPPPLSLPLPLTLTLPLPLPFPPLPLLLPAPLLLPLSLPRPLLLPSYSPSHSSSPSPLTTLPPPPIPPSPPLSLPLPSLPLPLSTRRSNAETLFLVLSILDLD; via the exons ATGAATTGCTCCCGGAAGTCGAAAGAATTGCTCCGTGGTTGTACAAGCGTGACTGGTGAAATAG ATACACACTCCCACTCCCGCTCCCGCTCAGCCTTCCGCTCCtgctctctctctcatcctccctCCACCTACTCCCCTCCCCTCCCGTTCCCATCCCATTCCAGTCCCGCTCCCAATCTCCCTTTCCCTTCCGCTCTCCTTCCCCTACCCCTCTCCCCTCCCACCTCCACTCCCATTCCCCTACCCCTCCCCCGCTCCCacttccactcctcctcctctCCTATTCTCGCTCCTTCTCTCTCTACCGTTCCCACTCCCCCTACCCCTTCCATCCACTTCCCCTTCTCCTTCCTGCTCCCCTCctcctcccactctcactcccactccccttcctcctccccctcatGCTCTTCTTCCCACTCCTCCTCCCCCTCCGCTCtccctcccactcccactcaccctcacactcccccttccccttcccttccctccacttccccttctccttcctgctcccctcctcctcccactctcactcccactccccttcctcctccccctcatGCTCTTCTTCCCACTCCTCCTCCCCCTCCGCTCtccctcccactcccactcaccctcacactcccccttccccttcccttccctccacttccccttctccttcctgctcccctcctcctcccactctcactcccacgccccctcctcctcccctcatACTCTCCTTCCCactcctcctccccttcccctcttaccactctccctccccctcccattcccccttcccctccactctccctccccctcccctccctcccacTCCCACTTTCAACCCGGAGAAGCAACGCcgagactctttttctcgtcttgTCCATCCTTGACTTGGATTAA